The following proteins are co-located in the Lacticaseibacillus paracasei subsp. paracasei genome:
- a CDS encoding PTS galactitol transporter subunit IIC, whose product MNIVMNVFNWLIAAGPTVLLPVIITIIGMIFGLRIDKAFKSGLTLGIGFAGIKLILDFMTTNVGPAAKAMVERTGAHLTALDVGWGSIAAVTWASPIIAILIFAILAVNIVLLIIKRTHTLDVDIWNYHHMAIVGVMVYFVTKNIALGVGSSIVMALVTFKLADWSQPMTEEFFGMPGVSLPTVSALSSLVIAWPLNWLLDRIPFMRKNKFSIRDAQKYLGFFGDSMIMGLLIGMAIGFFAGYDLMKVMQLGVSMAAVLVLIPKMTSLFMEGLMPISDSAQKWSQKRFKGRKLFIGLDAAVVVGNADVITTALIIIPLTILMALVLPGNQVLPFADLAVVPFRVALVVALTNGNLLKNIIIGLVVTASLLWCGTTTAPVLTEIAKSVGIKLGANSLYISSFAATSMIQSFAVYFAFTWHPLISIPVLLVIFAGVWYFFDGIKHVNAAMDAQNEKSAQA is encoded by the coding sequence ATGAATATCGTAATGAACGTATTTAACTGGCTAATTGCAGCTGGACCAACAGTGCTATTACCAGTCATTATCACAATTATCGGTATGATCTTTGGCCTACGGATTGATAAGGCCTTTAAGTCCGGATTAACGTTAGGCATTGGGTTTGCGGGAATCAAATTGATCTTGGACTTTATGACAACCAATGTCGGTCCCGCTGCCAAGGCAATGGTTGAACGCACTGGCGCGCATTTGACCGCTTTAGATGTTGGCTGGGGTTCAATTGCTGCCGTGACTTGGGCTTCGCCAATTATCGCTATTTTAATTTTTGCTATTTTAGCCGTCAATATCGTGTTACTGATTATCAAGCGCACGCACACACTGGATGTTGATATTTGGAACTATCATCACATGGCCATTGTCGGTGTCATGGTTTACTTCGTCACTAAAAATATCGCTTTGGGAGTTGGCTCTTCAATTGTGATGGCATTAGTCACCTTTAAACTTGCCGACTGGTCACAGCCAATGACCGAAGAATTCTTCGGCATGCCTGGGGTTTCGCTGCCAACAGTTTCTGCATTGTCCTCATTGGTCATTGCGTGGCCGTTGAATTGGCTGCTTGACAGGATTCCATTCATGCGAAAGAACAAATTTTCGATTCGTGATGCACAAAAATATTTAGGCTTCTTTGGAGATTCCATGATTATGGGACTCTTGATTGGGATGGCAATCGGCTTCTTTGCTGGTTACGATCTGATGAAGGTCATGCAATTAGGCGTCTCTATGGCGGCTGTGCTGGTCTTGATTCCGAAAATGACCTCGCTGTTCATGGAAGGTCTGATGCCGATTTCCGACTCAGCACAAAAATGGTCACAGAAACGTTTCAAGGGCCGGAAGTTGTTTATCGGGTTGGATGCGGCAGTCGTTGTCGGGAATGCCGATGTTATCACGACCGCTTTGATCATCATCCCACTGACCATTTTAATGGCTTTAGTTTTACCAGGTAACCAAGTGCTGCCATTTGCTGACTTGGCGGTTGTACCTTTCCGGGTTGCTCTTGTTGTGGCACTGACAAATGGGAATCTTTTAAAGAACATCATTATCGGTTTAGTTGTGACCGCCTCACTGCTTTGGTGCGGAACCACGACGGCTCCTGTTCTGACAGAAATTGCGAAGTCAGTGGGCATCAAGCTCGGCGCAAACTCGCTCTACATTTCGTCATTTGCGGCAACTTCAATGATTCAAAGCTTTGCGGTTTACTTCGCCTTTACTTGGCACCCGCTGATTTCGATTCCGGTATTGCTCGTGATCTTTGCTGGTGTTTGGTACTTCTTTGATGGTATTAAGCATGTGAACGCAGCCATGGATGCTCAGAATGAAAAGAGTGCCCAAGCGTAA
- a CDS encoding PTS sugar transporter subunit IIB, whose amino-acid sequence MAAHILVACGNGIATSTVVASKIKIFLAEKGVDVETTQTKLMEVPGKVENYDLLVTTGQFEGQTHGVPYIHGLPLLTGIGADDTLNKIYDAVKDK is encoded by the coding sequence ATGGCGGCTCATATTTTAGTTGCATGTGGTAACGGAATCGCAACCTCAACAGTGGTTGCATCTAAGATTAAGATATTTCTTGCTGAAAAAGGGGTTGATGTTGAAACAACCCAAACCAAGTTAATGGAAGTCCCGGGTAAGGTTGAAAATTATGACTTGCTCGTCACAACCGGACAATTTGAAGGCCAGACTCATGGCGTACCGTATATTCACGGGTTGCCACTTCTGACTGGTATTGGTGCTGATGATACCCTCAATAAGATCTATGACGCTGTTAAGGACAAATAA
- a CDS encoding PTS sugar transporter subunit IIA, which translates to MAVDLVIDKKLLLPHLKAKDNLDALGQIADNLQRQGYVKAGYKQAILDREAEYPTGLPSPRPTVAIPHANYQLVKKTSISVATLAHPVKFHDMGDVENELDVDVIIMMAIGEPHGQVEMLQKIVEVIQDDHLRHEIANAKDAETLYRLLSKTFEA; encoded by the coding sequence GTGGCTGTTGATTTAGTAATTGATAAAAAGTTATTACTGCCTCATTTGAAAGCAAAAGACAATCTCGATGCATTGGGTCAAATTGCTGACAATCTGCAAAGGCAAGGCTACGTTAAGGCCGGCTATAAGCAGGCAATTCTTGACAGGGAGGCCGAGTATCCAACAGGCTTACCGTCTCCAAGGCCAACCGTTGCCATTCCCCATGCGAATTATCAACTAGTCAAAAAAACGAGCATTTCAGTCGCGACATTGGCGCACCCCGTGAAGTTTCATGATATGGGGGATGTGGAAAATGAGTTGGATGTAGATGTCATTATCATGATGGCCATCGGTGAACCACATGGTCAAGTTGAAATGCTGCAAAAGATTGTTGAGGTCATTCAAGACGATCACTTGCGTCATGAAATTGCCAATGCAAAAGATGCTGAGACGCTTTATCGACTGCTCAGCAAAACTTTTGAGGCGTAG
- a CDS encoding bifunctional 4-hydroxy-2-oxoglutarate aldolase/2-dehydro-3-deoxy-phosphogluconate aldolase, which produces MELSEYPTFTVIMRGYTPDQADAIMQAMAGFEDQFGVEVTMNTPHALDIIENGNAQYGDKLKIGAGTVLTLDEAKDAIGKGAKFILSPIEFTDDIFAYAKAHKVITVPAAMSPTEVHTMFDKGADIVKIFPATTVGSGFFKAIQAPLGKLPLMAVGGVSLKNVKDLLTHGTSYLGIGSNMFNQEDLINRDVAGLAASLQAFVDIKNTL; this is translated from the coding sequence GAATATCCAACTTTTACGGTCATTATGCGCGGTTATACGCCAGACCAAGCTGATGCAATCATGCAAGCCATGGCAGGTTTCGAGGATCAGTTTGGGGTTGAAGTGACTATGAACACACCACACGCATTGGACATTATTGAAAATGGCAATGCGCAATATGGCGACAAGCTCAAAATTGGCGCTGGGACCGTGCTCACATTGGATGAAGCAAAAGATGCGATTGGGAAAGGTGCTAAGTTCATACTCAGCCCCATCGAATTTACGGATGACATTTTCGCTTATGCCAAGGCACACAAGGTCATCACAGTGCCGGCTGCCATGTCGCCAACCGAAGTGCATACCATGTTCGATAAAGGTGCCGATATTGTCAAAATATTCCCAGCTACAACAGTTGGATCAGGCTTTTTCAAGGCCATTCAAGCACCACTGGGAAAACTGCCGCTTATGGCGGTCGGCGGCGTCTCGCTTAAAAACGTGAAGGATTTGTTAACGCATGGAACAAGCTATTTAGGCATTGGATCCAACATGTTCAATCAAGAAGACCTGATTAACCGTGATGTTGCCGGGTTAGCTGCATCGCTGCAGGCATTTGTTGATATCAAGAACACACTTTGA